A stretch of Arachis hypogaea cultivar Tifrunner chromosome 15, arahy.Tifrunner.gnm2.J5K5, whole genome shotgun sequence DNA encodes these proteins:
- the LOC112750985 gene encoding uncharacterized protein isoform X2, whose protein sequence is MNNRVDLVDKITPWRESWKVHVKVVKLWYHKNPALDPSQNLLHMVLMDEKLHKIQATIRYQLISKFSLSLNEGDVYLMTHFTVVPNTGLNRVTKHRFRLLFQYNTSVVSVVSPRIPHSGLCFASIDEIDQITKDHNFLIDFFGIITGVRKERDVESYGKLVKAVVLEVFADGKRVQCNVFGNACDLLEYDKLQKYARSPLVVLESFKIKAIEGGVILQNVINVSRLFINPDIPESVEFLSRFSVARYGFSRLVTNDLGYLVSKVDGDYFNPKEISNIQDLHSDNGIWDSGKDLGCSVYCFVCFA, encoded by the exons ATGAATAACCGTGTTGATCTGGTGGACAAAATCACTCCGTGGAGAGAATCATGGAAAGTGCATGTTAAAGTTGTGAAGTTGTGGTACCACAAGAATCCTGCTTTGGATCCTTCTCAAAATCTGTTGCATATGGTCTTAATGGATGAGAAG TTACACAAGATCCAAGCCACCATTAGATATCAGCTTATATCAAAATTTTCCTTGTCTCTAAATGAAGGGGATGTGTACTTGATGACCCATTTTACAGTTGTACCGAACACTGGTTTGAACAGAGTGACAAAACATCGGTTCAGACTTTTGTTCCAATACAACACCTCTGTTGTTTCTGTGGTATCTCCAAGGATACCTCATTCGGGTCTGTGTTTTGCATCAATAGATGAAATTGATCAAATAACAAAGGACCATAATTTCCTCATTG ACTTTTTTGGGATTATTACTGGTGTTCGAAAAGAAAGAGATGTGGAATCATATGGGAAGCTGGTCAAAGCAGTGGTGCTAGAAGTCTTTGCTGATGG CAAAAGGGTACAATGCAATGTGTTTGGAAATGCTTGTGATCTGTTAGAATATGATAAGTTACAAAAATATGCAAGATCTCCCCTGGTTGTCCTCGAGTCTTTTAAAATCAAAGCAATTGAAG GTGGGGTAATCCTACAGAATGTGATAAATGTCTCTAGGTTATTCATTAATCCTGACATTCCTGAGTCTGTTGAGTTCCTAAGCAG ATTTAGTGTAGCCAGATATGGATTCTCAAGACTTGTGACCAATGACCTTGGATACTTAGTTTCTAAAGTTGATGGTGATTATTTCAATCCCAAAGAGATCAGTAATATTCAAGATCTTCATTCAGATAATGGG ATATGGGATTCGGGTAAAGATTTAGGCTGCTCGGTGtactgttttgtttgttttgcttgA
- the LOC112750985 gene encoding uncharacterized protein isoform X1, whose product MNNRVDLVDKITPWRESWKVHVKVVKLWYHKNPALDPSQNLLHMVLMDEKLHKIQATIRYQLISKFSLSLNEGDVYLMTHFTVVPNTGLNRVTKHRFRLLFQYNTSVVSVVSPRIPHSGLCFASIDEIDQITKDHNFLIDFFGIITGVRKERDVESYGKLVKAVVLEVFADGKRVQCNVFGNACDLLEYDKLQKYARSPLVVLESFKIKAIEGGVILQNVINVSRLFINPDIPESVEFLSRFSVARYGFSRLVTNDLGYLVSKVDGDYFNPKEISNIQDLHSDNGEVMDEPDWWYYTCVCGHAVVEHEDLYLCDACGSCVEHVMVKYGIRVKI is encoded by the exons ATGAATAACCGTGTTGATCTGGTGGACAAAATCACTCCGTGGAGAGAATCATGGAAAGTGCATGTTAAAGTTGTGAAGTTGTGGTACCACAAGAATCCTGCTTTGGATCCTTCTCAAAATCTGTTGCATATGGTCTTAATGGATGAGAAG TTACACAAGATCCAAGCCACCATTAGATATCAGCTTATATCAAAATTTTCCTTGTCTCTAAATGAAGGGGATGTGTACTTGATGACCCATTTTACAGTTGTACCGAACACTGGTTTGAACAGAGTGACAAAACATCGGTTCAGACTTTTGTTCCAATACAACACCTCTGTTGTTTCTGTGGTATCTCCAAGGATACCTCATTCGGGTCTGTGTTTTGCATCAATAGATGAAATTGATCAAATAACAAAGGACCATAATTTCCTCATTG ACTTTTTTGGGATTATTACTGGTGTTCGAAAAGAAAGAGATGTGGAATCATATGGGAAGCTGGTCAAAGCAGTGGTGCTAGAAGTCTTTGCTGATGG CAAAAGGGTACAATGCAATGTGTTTGGAAATGCTTGTGATCTGTTAGAATATGATAAGTTACAAAAATATGCAAGATCTCCCCTGGTTGTCCTCGAGTCTTTTAAAATCAAAGCAATTGAAG GTGGGGTAATCCTACAGAATGTGATAAATGTCTCTAGGTTATTCATTAATCCTGACATTCCTGAGTCTGTTGAGTTCCTAAGCAG ATTTAGTGTAGCCAGATATGGATTCTCAAGACTTGTGACCAATGACCTTGGATACTTAGTTTCTAAAGTTGATGGTGATTATTTCAATCCCAAAGAGATCAGTAATATTCAAGATCTTCATTCAGATAATGGG GAAGTTATGGATGAACCAGATTGGTGGTACTACACATGTGTGTGTGGTCATGCCGTTGTTGAGCATGAGGATCTCTACCTTTGTGATGCTTGTGGTTCATGTGTTGAGCATgttatggtcaa ATATGGGATTCGGGTAAAGATTTAG
- the LOC112750985 gene encoding uncharacterized protein isoform X3: MTHFTVVPNTGLNRVTKHRFRLLFQYNTSVVSVVSPRIPHSGLCFASIDEIDQITKDHNFLIDFFGIITGVRKERDVESYGKLVKAVVLEVFADGKRVQCNVFGNACDLLEYDKLQKYARSPLVVLESFKIKAIEGGVILQNVINVSRLFINPDIPESVEFLSRFSVARYGFSRLVTNDLGYLVSKVDGDYFNPKEISNIQDLHSDNGEVMDEPDWWYYTCVCGHAVVEHEDLYLCDACGSCVEHVMVKYGIRVKI; this comes from the exons ATGACCCATTTTACAGTTGTACCGAACACTGGTTTGAACAGAGTGACAAAACATCGGTTCAGACTTTTGTTCCAATACAACACCTCTGTTGTTTCTGTGGTATCTCCAAGGATACCTCATTCGGGTCTGTGTTTTGCATCAATAGATGAAATTGATCAAATAACAAAGGACCATAATTTCCTCATTG ACTTTTTTGGGATTATTACTGGTGTTCGAAAAGAAAGAGATGTGGAATCATATGGGAAGCTGGTCAAAGCAGTGGTGCTAGAAGTCTTTGCTGATGG CAAAAGGGTACAATGCAATGTGTTTGGAAATGCTTGTGATCTGTTAGAATATGATAAGTTACAAAAATATGCAAGATCTCCCCTGGTTGTCCTCGAGTCTTTTAAAATCAAAGCAATTGAAG GTGGGGTAATCCTACAGAATGTGATAAATGTCTCTAGGTTATTCATTAATCCTGACATTCCTGAGTCTGTTGAGTTCCTAAGCAG ATTTAGTGTAGCCAGATATGGATTCTCAAGACTTGTGACCAATGACCTTGGATACTTAGTTTCTAAAGTTGATGGTGATTATTTCAATCCCAAAGAGATCAGTAATATTCAAGATCTTCATTCAGATAATGGG GAAGTTATGGATGAACCAGATTGGTGGTACTACACATGTGTGTGTGGTCATGCCGTTGTTGAGCATGAGGATCTCTACCTTTGTGATGCTTGTGGTTCATGTGTTGAGCATgttatggtcaa ATATGGGATTCGGGTAAAGATTTAG